One Gaiella occulta genomic region harbors:
- a CDS encoding DNA polymerase III subunit alpha, with translation MTYVELHCHSSYSFLDGASLPEELAARAAELGYEALALSDHDGVYGSLEFAHAAKALGVRPITGAEVTLAGGAHVTLLVETARGYANLCRILTAAHAGTRMPGREDREPLPPAVEQVFVEEHADGLVCLSGCARSGLAVRDPGAAARLARAFGRDRFLVELQRPFERGDVRRNAALRDLAERLGVDTVATGNVHAHAPRRTLLQDTLVAIRCRASLDGSEQERRGNRESVLHAPAEMADRFATVDPSAVERAGALAERLTFDLTQELGYRYPDFCDGAEPAIRRLAAICHDAFADRYPARDRLVLARARARLETELALVDELGLAGFFLLHWEVLELARECALQVRGRNSPRRFLPPGRGRGSSVGSIVCYLTGLSHVDPVTNDLSLGRFLNRELASVPDIDLDFPRDIREKLIVAVSERYGHEHAALVASFATYRSRGAIRDVGKALGLPHAELERLARVTDGWDAGRVADEVAALPDAERKLLSKRWRAFRFLTAEIARLPRHISQHPGGMVISSRPLIDLVPVQPAAMAGRRLCQWDKDSCADAGFLKIDLLGLGMLSAVEECVERIAEAYGEPIDLSRIPLDDPGVFAEIQRADTVGTFQIESRAQMQSLLRTKPETIDDLTVQVALVRPGPIQGKAVHPYIEHRRRLREDPSFVYPVDHESLREPLASTLGVVVFQDQVLDVAVALAGFSVGEAEGLRRAMSRKRSRAALEAHRVRFVEGAMRNGVAEETANLVYDKLVGFSGFGFPKSHAAAFGLLAYQSQWLRHHYPAEFLCALLNAQPMGFYPPASLVRDAQRRGVEVLSPDVNLSGARCSLEPLDERAGGTSGSEPRSLLVRHAVRVGLVYVQSVGEDDAAALVAEREANGPYVDVGDLARRTRLSRDGLVALVEGGACDAFGPGRRDLLWELGLATRPRPVPGTQGEARQLTLSLDPTAATPPLRDPTRWERMLADYRRTGLSVGTHPLALLRPHLPPGTLSSVELHVSPHGAGVAFAGLVIARQRPATAKGIVFMLLEDEHGQVNLIVPSQVYERHRAIVRGEPLLLARGRYERVEEIRNVVVSSIETLAPLARRVAALDVGAALPRAHHFGQR, from the coding sequence ATGACGTACGTCGAGCTGCACTGCCACTCGTCGTACTCGTTCCTCGACGGCGCGTCGCTGCCGGAGGAGCTTGCCGCCCGCGCTGCCGAGCTCGGCTACGAGGCGCTCGCGCTCAGCGACCACGACGGCGTCTACGGCTCGCTCGAGTTCGCCCATGCCGCGAAGGCGCTTGGCGTACGGCCGATCACGGGAGCCGAGGTGACGCTGGCAGGCGGCGCCCACGTGACGCTGCTCGTCGAGACGGCCCGCGGGTATGCGAATCTGTGCCGCATCCTCACGGCCGCCCACGCAGGCACCCGTATGCCCGGACGCGAGGACAGAGAGCCGTTGCCGCCGGCCGTCGAGCAGGTCTTCGTGGAGGAGCACGCCGACGGCCTCGTCTGCCTCTCCGGCTGTGCGCGCAGCGGTCTTGCCGTGCGCGATCCGGGCGCCGCCGCCCGGCTCGCGCGCGCATTCGGCCGTGACCGCTTCCTCGTCGAGCTGCAGCGCCCGTTCGAGCGCGGTGACGTACGGCGCAACGCGGCCCTGCGCGACCTCGCAGAGCGCCTCGGCGTCGACACCGTCGCCACCGGCAACGTGCACGCTCACGCGCCTCGCCGCACGCTGTTGCAGGACACGCTCGTGGCGATCCGCTGCCGCGCCTCGCTCGACGGATCCGAGCAGGAGCGGCGCGGGAACCGCGAGAGCGTCCTGCACGCACCCGCGGAGATGGCGGACCGCTTCGCCACCGTCGACCCGTCCGCCGTCGAGCGTGCCGGCGCGCTCGCCGAGCGGCTCACGTTCGATCTCACGCAGGAGCTCGGCTACCGCTACCCCGACTTCTGCGACGGCGCCGAGCCGGCGATCCGGAGGCTCGCGGCGATCTGCCACGACGCGTTCGCCGACCGCTACCCGGCAAGGGACAGACTGGTGCTCGCTCGTGCGCGTGCGCGTCTCGAGACCGAGCTCGCGCTCGTCGACGAGCTCGGCCTCGCCGGCTTCTTCCTGCTCCACTGGGAGGTGCTCGAGCTCGCCCGGGAGTGCGCGCTGCAGGTGCGCGGTCGCAACTCGCCGCGTCGCTTCCTGCCGCCCGGGCGCGGCCGTGGCAGCTCCGTCGGCTCCATCGTCTGCTACCTGACCGGGCTCTCGCACGTCGACCCGGTGACGAACGACCTCTCGCTCGGCCGCTTCCTCAACCGCGAGCTCGCCTCCGTCCCCGACATCGACCTCGACTTCCCGCGCGACATCCGCGAGAAGCTGATCGTCGCGGTCAGCGAGCGCTACGGGCACGAGCACGCGGCGCTGGTGGCGAGCTTCGCCACCTACCGCTCGCGCGGCGCCATTCGCGACGTCGGCAAGGCGCTCGGCCTGCCGCACGCCGAGCTCGAGCGGCTCGCCCGGGTCACCGACGGCTGGGACGCCGGCCGGGTAGCGGACGAGGTGGCAGCGCTCCCCGACGCCGAGCGCAAGCTGCTCTCGAAGCGCTGGCGCGCCTTCCGGTTCCTCACCGCGGAGATCGCCCGGCTGCCGCGGCACATCTCACAGCATCCCGGCGGCATGGTGATCTCGTCCCGGCCCCTCATCGACCTCGTCCCCGTGCAGCCGGCGGCGATGGCCGGTCGCCGGCTGTGCCAGTGGGACAAGGACTCGTGCGCCGACGCCGGCTTCCTCAAGATCGACCTGCTCGGACTCGGGATGCTCTCCGCGGTGGAGGAATGCGTGGAGCGGATCGCGGAAGCGTACGGCGAGCCGATCGACCTCTCCCGCATCCCGCTCGACGATCCCGGTGTGTTCGCGGAGATCCAGCGCGCCGACACGGTCGGCACGTTCCAGATCGAGAGCCGCGCGCAGATGCAGAGCCTGCTGCGCACGAAGCCGGAGACGATCGACGACCTCACCGTGCAGGTCGCGCTCGTGCGGCCGGGACCGATCCAGGGGAAGGCCGTACACCCGTACATCGAGCATCGCAGGCGGCTGCGCGAGGACCCGTCGTTCGTCTACCCGGTCGATCACGAGTCGCTGCGGGAACCGCTCGCCTCGACGCTCGGCGTCGTCGTCTTCCAGGATCAGGTGCTCGACGTGGCGGTCGCGCTCGCCGGCTTCTCCGTGGGGGAGGCGGAGGGTCTGCGGCGCGCGATGAGTCGCAAGCGCAGCCGCGCCGCGCTCGAGGCGCACCGGGTGCGCTTCGTCGAGGGCGCGATGCGAAACGGCGTCGCCGAGGAGACGGCCAACCTCGTCTACGACAAGCTCGTCGGCTTCTCCGGCTTCGGCTTCCCGAAGTCGCACGCTGCCGCGTTCGGCCTGCTCGCCTACCAGTCCCAGTGGCTGCGCCACCACTATCCGGCCGAGTTCCTGTGTGCTCTCCTCAACGCGCAGCCGATGGGCTTCTATCCGCCTGCGAGCCTCGTGCGCGACGCGCAGCGGCGCGGGGTGGAGGTGCTCTCCCCCGACGTCAACCTGAGCGGCGCCCGCTGCTCGCTCGAGCCCCTCGACGAGCGGGCCGGCGGCACAAGTGGCTCAGAGCCACGAAGTCTTCTCGTCCGCCATGCCGTTCGCGTCGGCCTCGTCTACGTGCAGTCGGTGGGGGAGGACGACGCTGCCGCGCTCGTCGCCGAGCGCGAGGCCAACGGCCCCTACGTCGACGTCGGCGACCTCGCCCGGCGGACGCGACTCTCGAGGGACGGCCTCGTCGCGCTCGTCGAGGGCGGTGCCTGCGACGCATTCGGGCCGGGGCGGCGCGACCTGCTGTGGGAGCTCGGCCTCGCGACGCGCCCCCGCCCGGTGCCGGGGACGCAGGGGGAGGCGAGGCAGCTCACGCTCTCGCTCGACCCGACCGCCGCGACCCCGCCGCTGCGCGATCCCACCCGCTGGGAGCGGATGCTCGCCGACTACCGGCGCACCGGGCTCTCGGTCGGGACGCACCCGCTGGCGCTCCTGCGCCCGCATCTTCCGCCCGGGACGCTCTCGAGCGTCGAGCTGCACGTCTCCCCTCACGGCGCCGGCGTCGCGTTCGCAGGGCTCGTGATCGCCCGGCAGCGCCCGGCGACCGCGAAGGGGATCGTGTTCATGCTGCTCGAGGACGAGCACGGCCAGGTGAACCTGATCGTGCCGTCGCAGGTGTACGAGCGGCACCGAGCGATCGTGCGCGGCGAGCCGCTGCTGCTCGCGCGCGGCCGCTACGAGCGGGTGGAGGAGATTCGAAACGTCGTCGTCTCCTCGATCGAGACCCTGGCGCCGCTCGCCCGTCGGGTCGCCGCGCTCGACGTCGGCGCGGCTCTCCCGCGGGCCCACCACTTCGGACAGCGCTGA
- a CDS encoding GspE/PulE family protein encodes MEAARNPWPALGALLVRDGAITPEQLETALDEKRKNPEKRLGEILVESGAATPTAISRVLAEQHELQFVELDLPSIEVEAATLLPENLARRYRALPIRFNEDGSVLVAVADPTNVMFSDELRLALGVPVRVCVAAPEAIEAAITRIHDEATVDIQEVVTDAAESEDDATVLDLDHDTPAVVFINRAISKALDLGASDIHFTPQQRRLYVRVRVDGVMRELTSIAGTQAPAIASRLKIMGGLDIAERRAPQDGRVSIKRGNESIDVRIAILPTTHGEKVTLRVLAQGDAPNSLEALGMWERNRAALARAISQPFGAVVVVGPTGSGKTTTLYACLQVLNTPDRQLTTIEDPVEYRAAGLDQIEINPRAGLTFASGLRTILRSDPDVLLVGEIRDEETAQIAFRAAMTGHLVLTTLHAQTAAAAMQRLTDMQIERSIIATSINCIVGQRLARRVCQACCEPYTPEPEELRSMRVPESYGELTLYRAVGCSECDGTGYRGRVPLFEVLTMTDEIAMLVGAPTREIEATAVSQGMITLRDDGIRLSIAGVTTLDEVRRVAGDAVS; translated from the coding sequence GTGGAAGCAGCCCGCAATCCCTGGCCCGCTCTCGGCGCGCTGCTCGTTCGCGACGGGGCGATCACGCCCGAGCAGCTCGAGACGGCACTCGACGAGAAGCGGAAGAACCCCGAGAAGCGGCTCGGAGAGATCCTCGTCGAGTCCGGCGCCGCCACGCCGACGGCCATCTCGAGAGTGCTCGCGGAGCAGCACGAGCTGCAGTTCGTCGAGCTCGACCTTCCGTCGATCGAGGTCGAGGCGGCGACGCTGCTGCCCGAGAATCTCGCGCGGCGCTACCGCGCGCTGCCGATCAGGTTCAACGAGGACGGCTCGGTGCTCGTGGCTGTCGCCGACCCGACGAACGTCATGTTCTCGGACGAGCTGCGCCTCGCACTCGGCGTTCCCGTGCGCGTCTGCGTGGCGGCGCCGGAGGCGATCGAGGCCGCGATCACGCGGATCCACGACGAGGCGACGGTCGACATCCAGGAGGTCGTCACCGACGCAGCCGAGAGCGAGGACGACGCCACGGTGCTCGACCTCGACCACGACACGCCGGCCGTCGTCTTCATCAACCGCGCGATCTCCAAGGCACTCGATCTCGGCGCCTCGGACATCCACTTCACGCCGCAGCAGCGCCGCCTCTACGTGCGCGTGCGCGTCGACGGCGTCATGCGCGAGCTGACCTCGATCGCCGGCACGCAGGCACCCGCGATCGCGAGCCGCCTCAAGATCATGGGCGGCCTCGACATCGCCGAGCGCCGAGCGCCGCAGGACGGCCGCGTCTCGATCAAGCGCGGCAACGAGTCGATCGACGTCCGCATCGCCATCCTGCCGACGACCCACGGTGAGAAGGTGACGCTCCGCGTCCTCGCGCAGGGCGATGCGCCCAACTCGCTCGAGGCGCTCGGGATGTGGGAGCGGAACCGCGCCGCGCTCGCGCGCGCGATCTCGCAGCCGTTCGGCGCCGTCGTCGTCGTCGGCCCGACCGGCTCCGGCAAGACGACGACGCTGTACGCCTGCCTGCAGGTGCTCAACACGCCGGACCGCCAGCTGACGACGATCGAGGACCCGGTCGAGTACCGGGCCGCGGGACTCGACCAGATCGAGATCAACCCGAGAGCCGGACTCACATTCGCGAGCGGGCTGCGCACGATCCTGCGCTCCGACCCCGACGTGCTGCTCGTCGGCGAGATCCGGGACGAGGAGACGGCGCAGATCGCGTTCCGCGCCGCGATGACCGGCCACCTCGTGCTGACGACCCTGCACGCCCAGACGGCGGCGGCGGCGATGCAGAGGCTCACGGACATGCAGATCGAGCGCAGCATCATCGCGACGTCGATCAACTGCATCGTCGGCCAGCGCCTCGCCCGGCGCGTGTGCCAGGCGTGCTGCGAGCCGTACACACCCGAGCCGGAAGAGCTTCGCTCGATGCGCGTGCCCGAGTCCTACGGCGAGCTCACGCTCTACCGCGCCGTCGGCTGCTCCGAATGCGACGGCACGGGCTACCGCGGCCGCGTGCCGCTGTTCGAGGTGCTGACGATGACGGACGAGATCGCCATGCTCGTCGGCGCCCCCACACGCGAGATCGAGGCGACGGCCGTCTCCCAGGGCATGATCACGCTGCGGGACGACGGCATTCGCCTCTCGATCGCCGGCGTGACGACGCTGGACGAGGTTCGCCGCGTCGCAGGCGACGCCGTCAGCTGA
- the dtd gene encoding D-aminoacyl-tRNA deacylase — MRAVVQRVRRGAVRVGGSTVGACGAGLVVLVGVAEEDSAADADRLARKVARLRVFPGEDGRFERSLVDVGGEALVVSQFTLLADASRGNRPSFAAAARPAAAAPLVARFAAALREEGVRVATGSFGAHMEVELVNDGPVTIVLG; from the coding sequence GTGCGCGCGGTGGTGCAGCGGGTGAGGCGTGGCGCGGTGCGCGTCGGGGGCTCGACCGTGGGCGCGTGCGGCGCTGGTCTCGTCGTGCTCGTCGGCGTCGCCGAGGAGGATTCCGCGGCCGACGCCGACCGACTGGCCCGCAAGGTGGCGCGCCTGCGTGTGTTTCCCGGCGAGGACGGGCGGTTCGAGCGCTCGCTCGTGGACGTCGGCGGCGAGGCGCTCGTCGTGAGCCAGTTCACGTTGCTCGCGGACGCCTCCCGGGGGAACCGCCCGAGCTTCGCCGCCGCCGCGCGGCCGGCGGCGGCGGCGCCGCTCGTCGCGCGCTTCGCCGCGGCGCTGCGGGAGGAGGGCGTGCGCGTCGCGACCGGGTCGTTCGGCGCGCACATGGAGGTGGAGCTCGTCAACGACGGCCCCGTGACGATCGTGCTCGGCTGA
- the rimP gene encoding ribosome maturation factor RimP has protein sequence MLVTERTLAREIAPAVERSLPGVEVLAVEMLSPSRFCVYVDHPEGVDHALCARVTQLLDDYRASYTIDVSSPGVERPLRKPAHFRAAVGQEVQIRTATPLAGKKRFRGAVVAADERHLRLAAGDEAVDIPYEAIVRGNLIDEGQVQP, from the coding sequence ATGCTCGTCACCGAGAGGACGCTTGCCAGGGAGATCGCACCCGCGGTCGAGCGGAGCCTGCCCGGCGTCGAGGTGCTGGCCGTCGAGATGCTCTCGCCGAGCCGCTTCTGCGTCTACGTCGACCACCCCGAAGGTGTCGACCATGCGCTGTGCGCCCGCGTCACGCAGCTCCTCGACGACTACCGCGCCTCGTACACGATCGACGTGTCCTCGCCCGGCGTCGAGCGCCCGCTGCGCAAGCCTGCGCACTTCCGGGCAGCGGTCGGACAGGAGGTCCAGATCCGTACGGCGACACCGCTCGCCGGCAAGAAGCGCTTTCGCGGCGCGGTCGTCGCCGCAGACGAACGACACCTCCGTCTCGCCGCAGGCGACGAGGCGGTCGACATCCCGTACGAGGCGATCGTCCGGGGCAATCTGATCGACGAGGGACAGGTGCAGCCATGA
- the nusA gene encoding transcription termination factor NusA, whose translation MSQEIIEGIRTIEREKGIDPGTLVAALEDALLAAYKKTPGAARHAEVILDDEGEFRVFGIQIPADLEARLLDEAREAAIDELERIEEETGERQHTLVSDDDLELDWSQVPEDQMVRTDVTPHDFGRIAAMTAKQVIQQRIREAERAMMYDEYVDRQGEVVTGIVQQAGDRNNVLVDLGKVEALLPRSEQVDGERYEQGSRIKAVITEVRSGTKGPQVILSRRDPELIKTLFELEVPEIADGLVEIRGVAREPGYRSKIAVESHVQGVDPVGACVGPRGSRVRMVVSELRGEKIDIIPWNTEPARFVAKALSPARVREVYIDDETREATVVVPDDQLALAIGKEGLNARLAARLTGWKVDIQSDTEFAQAEADAAFAGEDDTQEFSGRCAATLSNGKRCPNAALPGSHYCGVPAHQALAGRPLPAAVARDAAEPESADAGADAGAAAPEAASAGTAVEEGAAEAVREGEHADA comes from the coding sequence ATGAGCCAGGAGATCATCGAGGGCATCCGCACGATCGAGCGCGAGAAGGGCATCGATCCGGGGACGCTCGTTGCGGCGCTCGAGGACGCGCTGCTCGCGGCGTACAAGAAGACGCCGGGCGCCGCCCGCCACGCCGAGGTGATCCTCGACGACGAGGGTGAGTTCCGCGTGTTCGGGATCCAGATCCCGGCCGACCTGGAAGCGCGCCTGCTGGACGAGGCGCGCGAGGCTGCGATCGACGAGCTCGAGCGCATCGAGGAGGAGACGGGCGAGCGCCAGCACACCCTCGTCAGCGACGACGATCTCGAGCTCGACTGGTCGCAGGTGCCGGAGGACCAGATGGTGCGCACCGACGTCACGCCGCACGACTTCGGCCGTATCGCCGCGATGACGGCCAAGCAGGTGATCCAGCAGCGCATCCGCGAGGCGGAGCGCGCGATGATGTACGACGAGTACGTCGACCGGCAGGGCGAGGTCGTGACCGGGATCGTGCAGCAGGCCGGTGACCGCAACAACGTCCTCGTCGACCTCGGCAAGGTCGAGGCGCTGCTGCCCCGCTCCGAGCAGGTCGACGGCGAGCGCTACGAGCAGGGGTCGCGCATCAAGGCCGTGATCACCGAGGTGCGGTCGGGGACGAAGGGCCCGCAGGTGATCCTCTCCCGCCGCGACCCGGAGCTGATCAAGACGCTGTTCGAGCTGGAGGTGCCGGAGATCGCGGACGGCCTCGTCGAGATTCGCGGCGTCGCCCGCGAGCCCGGCTACCGCTCGAAGATCGCGGTCGAGTCGCACGTGCAGGGCGTCGACCCGGTCGGCGCGTGCGTCGGCCCGCGTGGCTCGCGTGTGCGCATGGTCGTCTCCGAGCTGCGCGGCGAGAAGATCGACATCATCCCGTGGAACACCGAGCCTGCGCGCTTCGTCGCGAAGGCGCTCTCGCCTGCCCGCGTGCGCGAGGTCTACATCGACGACGAAACCCGCGAGGCGACGGTCGTCGTGCCCGACGACCAGCTGGCGCTCGCAATCGGGAAGGAGGGCCTCAACGCCCGCCTGGCGGCGCGGCTGACCGGATGGAAGGTCGACATCCAGTCGGACACGGAGTTCGCGCAGGCCGAAGCCGATGCCGCATTCGCCGGCGAGGACGACACCCAGGAGTTCTCCGGGCGCTGCGCCGCGACGCTGTCGAACGGCAAGCGCTGCCCGAACGCGGCGCTGCCCGGATCGCACTACTGCGGCGTGCCCGCCCACCAGGCGCTCGCCGGCCGGCCGCTGCCGGCCGCGGTCGCGCGCGACGCCGCGGAGCCCGAGAGCGCCGACGCCGGTGCGGACGCGGGTGCCGCCGCCCCGGAGGCGGCGTCCGCGGGAACGGCTGTCGAGGAGGGCGCCGCGGAGGCCGTCCGGGAGGGCGAGCACGCTGACGCGTGA
- a CDS encoding YlxR family protein, producing MSASPVRTCAGCGRKAPQHELLRFAAVDGSLAQGRTLPGRGVYTCLGLACFERALASRAFARVLRTTVSAGPELARHYTDS from the coding sequence GTGAGCGCCTCGCCGGTACGGACGTGCGCGGGCTGCGGGCGCAAGGCGCCACAGCACGAGTTGCTGCGGTTCGCGGCGGTGGACGGCAGCCTCGCTCAGGGGCGGACGCTGCCCGGCCGCGGCGTCTACACGTGCCTTGGCCTCGCATGCTTCGAGCGCGCGCTGGCGTCGCGCGCGTTCGCTCGTGTCCTGCGGACGACCGTGTCCGCCGGGCCGGAGCTCGCGCGCCACTACACTGATAGCTGA
- the infB gene encoding translation initiation factor IF-2, which produces MADGPNKPNRPIRPRGGPSGRKRRVVIDGGSARGRDGRQARDRGPGTGAPSSRQPVAQPTGPVTVPSGVSVKDLSAALGIPVAQIIKIMMGMGEMVTITQSLSDESVELIAAEVEREVVIKHAADDDAEPEAFEDREEDLAPRPPVVTIMGHVDHGKTTLLDAIRKTSVVDTEAGGITQHIGAYQAVADGRKITFLDTPGHEAFTAMRARGAKVTDIAVLVVAADDGVMPQTRESISHARAAGVPIVVAVNKIDVPNANVDRVRSELAAEGLQPEEWGGNTQFAEVSAKQQTGLDELLEMVLLVADAELDLRANPNVEASGPIVESRLDVGRGPVATMLVQRGTLHIGDAIVAGDASGKVRALYDYRGEKVNEAKPGEPVEILGFDRPPPAGELCRVVEHERQAKDLAQKRAERLRREQLAQRPRRGVSLEAFFSQLQEGVVQDLNIVLKADVQGSVEALLGELGKIHHSEVRVNVIHTGVGGITENDVNLASASHALVIGFNVRPSADARALAEREGVDIRTYRVIYQLTDDIQQALVGMLSPVESEETLGEAQVRALFKVSRLGTIAGCMVTSGVVRRNAKVRVVRDGTEIYDTSIAQLKRFKDDAREVSEGFECGILLEGFNDLKEGDVLEAYETKQVERTDLDEAPPPAAAASAPADDA; this is translated from the coding sequence ATGGCCGACGGACCCAACAAGCCCAACCGCCCCATCCGCCCGCGCGGAGGGCCTTCCGGACGCAAGCGCCGCGTCGTCATCGACGGCGGCAGCGCCCGCGGCCGCGACGGCCGCCAGGCGCGCGACCGCGGGCCCGGGACAGGCGCGCCTTCGAGCAGGCAGCCGGTGGCGCAGCCGACCGGGCCGGTGACGGTCCCCTCCGGCGTCAGCGTCAAGGACCTGTCGGCTGCGCTCGGGATTCCCGTGGCCCAGATCATCAAGATCATGATGGGCATGGGGGAGATGGTCACCATCACCCAGTCGCTGTCGGACGAATCCGTCGAGCTGATCGCCGCCGAGGTCGAGCGCGAGGTCGTGATCAAGCACGCCGCCGACGACGACGCCGAGCCGGAGGCCTTCGAGGACAGGGAGGAGGATCTGGCTCCGCGACCGCCGGTCGTCACGATCATGGGCCACGTCGACCACGGCAAGACGACGCTGCTCGACGCGATCCGCAAGACCTCGGTCGTCGACACGGAGGCCGGCGGCATCACGCAGCACATCGGCGCCTACCAGGCGGTCGCGGACGGTCGCAAGATCACGTTCCTCGACACTCCCGGCCACGAGGCCTTCACCGCCATGCGCGCCCGCGGCGCCAAGGTGACGGACATCGCGGTGCTCGTCGTCGCCGCCGACGACGGCGTCATGCCGCAGACGCGCGAGTCGATCTCGCACGCGCGCGCCGCCGGCGTGCCGATCGTCGTCGCCGTCAACAAGATCGACGTGCCGAACGCCAACGTCGACCGCGTTCGCTCGGAGCTTGCCGCCGAAGGGCTGCAGCCCGAGGAGTGGGGCGGCAACACGCAGTTCGCCGAGGTGTCCGCGAAGCAGCAGACGGGCCTCGACGAGCTGCTCGAGATGGTGCTGCTCGTGGCCGACGCGGAGCTCGACCTGCGCGCGAACCCGAACGTCGAGGCCTCCGGGCCGATCGTGGAGTCGCGCCTCGACGTCGGTCGCGGCCCGGTCGCGACGATGCTCGTCCAGCGCGGCACGCTGCACATCGGAGACGCGATCGTCGCCGGCGACGCGTCCGGCAAGGTGCGCGCCCTCTACGACTACCGCGGCGAGAAGGTGAACGAGGCGAAGCCCGGCGAGCCGGTCGAGATCCTCGGCTTCGACCGGCCGCCGCCTGCCGGCGAGCTGTGCCGGGTCGTCGAGCACGAGCGCCAGGCGAAGGACCTCGCCCAGAAACGCGCCGAGCGCCTCCGCCGCGAGCAGCTCGCGCAGCGCCCCAGGCGCGGCGTCTCGCTGGAGGCGTTCTTCTCCCAGCTGCAGGAGGGCGTCGTCCAGGATCTCAACATCGTGCTCAAGGCGGACGTGCAGGGCTCCGTCGAGGCGCTGCTCGGCGAGCTCGGCAAGATCCACCATTCCGAGGTGCGCGTCAACGTCATCCACACGGGCGTCGGCGGCATCACCGAGAACGACGTCAACCTCGCGTCGGCCTCGCATGCGCTCGTGATCGGATTCAACGTGCGGCCGAGCGCCGACGCGCGCGCGCTCGCCGAGCGCGAGGGCGTCGACATCCGCACCTACCGCGTCATCTACCAGCTCACGGACGACATCCAGCAGGCGCTCGTCGGCATGCTGTCGCCGGTCGAGAGCGAGGAGACGCTCGGCGAGGCACAGGTGCGGGCGCTGTTCAAGGTCTCGCGGCTCGGCACGATCGCGGGCTGCATGGTCACGAGCGGTGTCGTACGTCGAAACGCGAAGGTGCGCGTCGTGCGCGACGGCACCGAGATCTACGACACGTCGATCGCGCAGCTGAAGCGCTTCAAGGACGACGCGCGCGAGGTGAGCGAGGGCTTCGAGTGCGGCATCCTGCTCGAGGGCTTCAACGACCTCAAGGAAGGCGACGTCCTCGAGGCGTACGAGACGAAGCAGGTCGAGCGCACCGATCTCGACGAGGCGCCGCCGCCGGCAGCCGCGGCGTCCGCCCCGGCCGACGACGCGTAG
- a CDS encoding DUF503 domain-containing protein: MPSGYVGICSFELFFPESHSLKEKRMHLRSVKQQLQNRVACSIAEVDHHGVWQRTRLTLACVSREAREAERLLDEAERWLAGQGFELLSHERELVCLDD, encoded by the coding sequence GTGCCCAGCGGCTACGTCGGCATCTGCTCGTTCGAGCTCTTCTTCCCCGAGAGCCACTCGCTCAAGGAGAAGCGGATGCACCTGCGCTCGGTGAAGCAGCAGCTGCAGAACCGCGTCGCGTGCTCGATCGCGGAGGTCGACCACCACGGCGTCTGGCAGCGCACGCGTCTCACGCTCGCCTGCGTCTCCCGTGAGGCGCGGGAGGCCGAGCGGCTGCTCGACGAGGCGGAGCGCTGGCTCGCCGGACAGGGATTCGAGCTGCTCTCGCACGAGCGCGAGCTGGTGTGCCTCGATGATTGA
- the rbfA gene encoding 30S ribosome-binding factor RbfA gives MSGRMRRVDEAIKAVVSEAIPTLKDPRIGFVTVTGVEATHDLSQATVWLSVFGAEKQRTATMRALESAAGVLQARVNRELHLRRTPVLVFAYDPSVERGVRMTKLIDELDPGPETTDDDPGS, from the coding sequence GTGAGCGGCCGCATGCGGCGGGTCGACGAGGCCATCAAGGCGGTCGTCTCGGAGGCGATTCCGACGCTGAAGGATCCGCGGATCGGGTTCGTCACCGTGACGGGGGTCGAAGCGACGCACGACCTCTCGCAGGCGACGGTGTGGCTGAGCGTCTTCGGCGCGGAGAAGCAGCGTACGGCGACGATGCGTGCGCTCGAGAGCGCCGCCGGCGTCCTGCAGGCGCGCGTCAACCGCGAGCTTCACCTGCGCCGCACTCCCGTCCTCGTGTTCGCGTACGATCCGTCGGTCGAGCGGGGCGTGCGCATGACGAAGCTGATCGACGAGCTGGATCCCGGCCCCGAGACCACGGACGATGACCCAGGCAGCTGA